ATCAGCGAATTCGTAGCAAATGGTGAACTCGATGCGGAGTTTATAAAGGTTGAGAGCGAGCACTCAGCTATTTCAGCACTAGTAGGAGCTGCAGCTGCGGGAGTTAGGACATTCACGGCGACTGCATCTCAAGGTCTTGCCTTAATGCATGAGGTACTCTTCATAGCAGCTGGAATGAGGTTGCCGATTGTGATGGCAATTGGTAACAGGTCATTATCTGCCCCAATCAACATCTGGAACGATTGGCAAGATAGCGTTAGCCAGAGGGATACAGGATGGATGCAGTTCTACGCTGAGAACAACCAAGAGGCCCTAGACCTAATATTACTTGCGTACAAGGTTGCTGAAGATGAAAGAGTTCTATTACCAGCAATGGTTGGGTTTGATGCGTTCATCCTAACGCACACAGTTGAGCCGGTGGAGATACCAGATCAAGAAGTTGTCGATGAGTTCTTGGGAGAGTATGAGCCAAAGCACGCGTACGTTGATCCACACAGGCCCATAACCCAGGGAACGTTAGCTTTCCCAGCTCACTACATGGAAACCAGATACTTAGTGTGGGAGGCCATGGAGAGAGCAAAGAAGGTAATTGATGAAGCATTTGCAGAGTTCGAGAAGAAGTTCGGTAGGAAGTACCAGAAGATTGAGGAATATAAAACTGAGGATGCCGATATAATCTTTGTCACTATGGGGTCACTGGCTGGAACCCTCAAGGAATGGGTTGACAAGAAGAGGGAAGAGGGATACAAGGTTGGGGCAGCAAAGATAACAGTCTATAGGCCGTTCCCAGTTGAAGAGATAAGAGAGCTTGCAAAGAAGACTAAGATTCTCGCCTTCATCGAGAAGAATATAAGCATGGGTCTATATGGGGCAGTCTTTACAGATGCCTCAGCCGCCCTAATTAATGAGAGCGAGAAGCCGATACTCCTAGACTTCATAGCCGGACTCGGTGGAAGAGACGTGACATTTGACCAGCTTGATGAAGCATTGGGAATTGCTAAGAAGGCCCTTGAGGAGGGTAAGGTTGAGAAGCCAATAAGCTGGATTGGACTGAGGAAGGAGCTCTTGTGAGGTGATTAGAATGGCGGTTAGAAAGCCTCCCGTTACCACTCGTGAATATTGGGCTCCCGGTCACGCTGCCTGTGCTGGCTGTGGCTGTGCTATAGCTTTAAAGCTTGCAACTAAGGCATTTAGTGAAGCCATGGAAGAAAAATATGGAGATCCAAATGCATTCGCAATCGCCCAAGCAACTGGATGTATGGAGGTAGTTTCAGCAGTATTTCCATACACCGCTTGGAAAGTTCCCTGGGTTCACGTTGCATTTGAGAACGCTGCAGCTGCGGCAAGTGGAATTGAAGCAGCATGGAAAAAGAAGGGAATTAAGGGGAAGATTCTTGCCATAGGTGGTGATGGTGGTACAGCAGATATAGGCCTGCAAGCTCTCTCGGGAATGCTCGAAAGGTGGCACAATGTAGTATACTTGATGTACGATAATGAGGCTTACATGAACACGGGAATCCAGAGGTCAAGCTCAACCCCCTACGGAGCATGGACCACAACATCACCGCCAGGAAAATACTCAATTGGTGAGGACAAGCCAAAGAAGTGGGTTGCTCTCATTGCAGCTGCCCACCAAGTCCCATATGTTGCAACTGCTAGCATTGGTAACCCATTCGATTTCATAAAGAAAGTAAAGAAAGCTGCTAAGGTCGATGGCCCGGCATTCGTACAGGTTCACTGTACCTGCCCAACCGGTTGGAGAACACCACTCGAAAAGAGTGTTGAGATAGCAAGGCTGGCCATTGAGACTGGGATATGGCCACTCTTTGAGATCGAGTACGGGGACATATGGAACATTAAGATTCAGCCACCAGGAGGGGGAGCAAAGGTACACAAGGAGGGTGGAAGGGTAGTGAGGATAGAATTCAAGAAGCCAATCGAGGAATACCTTAAGCTCCAGGGAAGATTCAAGCACTTGTTCAAGAGACCTGAAGCCATTGAAGAGCTAAGGAATCAGATAAAGGCCATGTGGAAGGTACTTGGTGTTGAGGCAATTCTCCCCAAGCCTGAGGAGTGAGCTTTTTATTCTTTCTCTTTTACTTATCTAACGATGCGGGTAGCAATAATAACAACGGATGCGAGGGTATATTATATAGCTACTAAGGTATTAAGGGAGCATAAGATTCCATTTTACAGCTTAAGGATTGATGAAGAGATCCCCTTTGATGTGGAGATTGTATTGACTTCAGAAAAAGATTACAAAAAGATAAACTTTCCCACTAAAATAGTTGTTAGGGATGAGAATTTTATAGACGAGCTACTTTTGAAGCTAGAGGGGAAGAGAAGGTTTGAGTCCGTATACATTGCAATTGATCCCGGAGAAAGACCCGGAGTAAGCGTTGTAGCTGATAATAGGGTTCTTGAGGTTTATCACTTAAAAAGCCCCAAGGATGTTGATGTTATAGTTCAGCTACTTGAAAAATATCCTGGGGCAAAGATAAAAATCGGCCATGGTGCTAAGAGGCATAGAACGCTTATGCTAAAGACGCTTTCAAAAATCTTAGGTGATGATTATCGAGTAATCTTAGTCAACGAGAAAGGGACAACACCGAGGGTTGGAGGGATAGAAGCCTGGGCAATTCAGGACATTATTGCGTCAATAAATATAGGGTTAAGAGAGGGAAGGGAAGTTACAATAAGGGAACTCATCAAAGGGAATAATGTTACAAAGGGAGAAATAGAAAATATAAAAGCTCAAAGTAGAAGGCTAAGTGGAGGCAAAATCACTATCTCCTCGGAACTTGCGAGGGAAGTTGCGTTGGGTAATATTACGATAGAAGAAGCAATTGAGATTCAAAAGAAGAAAAGAGAGGTGGGAAAATGATACTTGGGAGAGGAGAGGAAAAGAAAGAGGAAATAAAGCTCAGAGTTGCTGAAGCTTTAAAGTGGGATGTGGGAAGGGGAATAGTTAGATTTGATAGAAAATATCAAAGAATGCTTGGTGTCCAAGCGGGAGATATCATAGAGATAGAAGGAGAAAGAGTTACAGCCGCAATAGTTGCAAACGCTCACCCAGATGATAGAGGCCTTGACATAATTAGGATGGATGGATATATAAGGAAGAATGCTGGGGTTAGCATAGGGGATTTTGTAACAGTCAGAAGAGCTCAAGTTAGAGAAGCTAAAAAAGTCATCTTAGCACCAGCACAAAGAGGTGTTATCCTCCAAATTCCTGGGGACATTATAAAGAACAACCTTTTGGGCAGACCAGTTGTAAAGGGAGATATAATAGTTGCGAGTGGCAGGGGTGAATTTTATTCAGGTACACCTTTTGATGAACTATTTAGAGGGTTCTTTGAAGCGATGTCCGTTGGCTTTGGTGAGCTTAAGTTCGTAGTCGTCAACACGATACCAAAGGGTATAGTCCAGATAACGTACAACACTGAGGTTGAAGTTCTCCCCCAAGCAGTTGAGGTTCGTGAAGAGAAAGTTCCAGAAGTTACCTATGAGGATATTGGCGGGCTCAAGGATGCAATAGAGAAGATTAGAGAAATGGTTGAGTTACCTCTTAAGCATCCTGAATTGTTTGAAAGGTTGGGAATTGAGCCTCCAAAGGGTGTTCTTCTCTATGGTCCCCCAGGGACGGGTAAGACTTTACTTGCTAAGGCTGTGGCTAATGAGGCGAACGCTTACTTCATTGCAATCAATGGGCCAGAGATAATGAGCAAGTACTATGGAGAGAGCGAGGAGAGATTAAGGGAAATATTCAAGGAGGCTGAGGAGAATGCTCCAGCAATAATATTCATAGACGAAATTGACGCAATAGCACCGAAGAGGGAGGAAGTTGTTGGGGAAGTGGAAAAGAGGGTTGTGTCTCAATTACTGACTTTGATGGATGGCCTTAAGTCAAGGGGCAAGGTCATAGTTATTGCAGCCACTAACAGGCCTGATGCTTTGGATCCTGCTCTTAGGAGGCCTGGAAGATTTGATAGGGAGATTGAGGTTGGCGTCCCAGACAAACAGGGCAGAAAAGAAATCCTACAAATCCACACAAGAGGAATGCCAATAGAACCAGACTTCGAGAAGGATGCAGTGTTGAAGGTTCTCAAAGAATTAGAAAAGGAGGAGAGATTTGATAAGGCCGTCATCTCCAAGCTTATGGAGGAAGTGAAAGAAGCGAGTAGCGATGAGGAGATAAAGGATATCCTAAAGAAAGAGGGGAAGATATACGTTGAAGTCAAGGGGAAACTTATTGACAAGTTACTTGACGAGCTTGCAGAGATAACCCACGGATTCGTTGGTGCTGACTTGGCGGCATTGGCTAGAGAAGCTGCAATGGTCGTTCTGAGGAGGCTGATCAAGGAGGGTAAGATAAATCCAGAGGCCGAAACAATTCCGAGAGAAGTTCTTGAAGAACTCAAGGTAACGAAGAGAGATTTCCTTGAAGCTCTAAAGATGGTTGAGCCTTCAGCGCTGAGGGAAGTGTTAATTGAAGTTCCAAACGTTCACTGGGACGACATAGGAGGCCTTGAAGAGGTAAAACAACAGCTTAGAGAAGCTGTGGAATGGCCACTCAAGTACCCAAAGGCCTTCAAAAAGTTGGGCATAACTCCTCCCAAGGGTATCCTCTTATATGGACCCCCAGGAACTGGTAAGACATTACTAGCTAAGGCAATAGCCACCGAGAGTCAGGCGAACTTCATAGCCATTAGGGGACCAGAAGTTCTCAGCAAGTGGGTTGGTGAGAGTGAGAAGAGAATAAGGGAAATATTTAGAAAGGCTAGACAGACCGCTCCTTCGATAATATTCATCGATGAAATTGACGCCATAGCTCCAGCAAGAGGAACCTCCGAGGGAGAGAAAGTCACAGATAGATTAATTAATCAGTTACTCACCGAAATGGATGGGATACAAGAAAACAGTGGGGTTGTTGTTATTGCTGCAACAAACAGACCGGATATACTTGACCCAGCTCTTTTGAGGCCAGGAAGGTTTGACAGGCTAATCCTGGTTCCAGCGCCCGACGAGAAGGCCAGGCTTGAGATATTCAAGGTGCACACGAGGAACATGCCACTAGCAAAAGATGTGGATCTTAGAGAGCTGGCTAAGAGAACAGAGGGTTACACAGGAGCTGACATAGCAGCTTTAGTGAGGGAAGCAGCGTTGAATGCATTAAAGAGAGCAGTTTCATCTCTACCAAGGGAATTAGTCGAAGAGGAAAGCGAAGAGTTCCTAAGTCAGCTTGTAGTTACGAGGAAAGATTTTGAGGAGGCGTTTAAGAAAGTCAAACCAAGCGTTACCAAGTACATGATTGAATATTATAAGCAGTTCGAGGAAAGCAGAAAGAGAATGAGCGGCGAAACCGTTAAGGAACCTGATTACTTCACTGGTTAATTTTAATATTCCATTTTTATGATGAAGGATTAATAACCTTGGGAACAATTTAACGACGATGGGATGGGCAAAGATAATATTTGCCTCTATAATTGCCGGAATTGGAGGTGGATTAGGAGCATTGCTTTTCAGGTTCTTAGTTACCGTTACAAGGAAGTTTTTCTTTGATATTCTATCCGCAAGGTTCGAGGTCTTTTTGATGCCAATAATAGGGGCTCTTCTGATATACCCAATAGTCAAGAACAATCCAAGGGTTAGGGGAACGGGAGTGCCCGAGGTTATAGAGAGCGTAATCTTCAGAAAAGGGGAAATAGGGGGAAAGTTCGCAATACTAAAAGTCATTGCAACTTCCATAACAATAGGTTCTGGAGGAAGCGCAGGCAGGGAAGGCCCAATAGGGTTCATAGGAGCATCAATAGCATCTTGGATTAGTAGGAGGCTTTCTCTCTCACCTCAGATAAAAAGACTCATAACAACATGTGGACTTGCCGCCGGAATATCTGGGACTTTTAATACCCCCCTTGCTGGAGCCATGTTCGCCCTTGAAGTTATCTACATGGGAGCGTTTTCCCTAAATTTAGTTCCAATATTTATCTCATCGATAATAGGGAATGCCATAACCTTGGCCTTTCTTGGGAGAGCCTTTGAAGTTGAAATACCTTCTGGGCTGTCTCACTCAATTTCCGAAGGCCTTTATTATGTCCTTATGGGGCTAATTACAGGGGTTTTGGCCCCGGCTTTTGCCAAAACCCTCTACAAGATTGGGGATGTCCTTGAAAGGATTCCCCTTCTACCAAGATTGATTATTGGTGCATTGGTTGTTGGAGTTCTTGGATCGCAACTAGAAGGCTATGGAATTTTTGGTGTTGGTTATGAAGGCCTTCAGCTTGCTTTACTTGGTAAATTAGGATTAAGAACCATGATAATTCTAGCAGTTGCAAAGGCCGTCGCAACGATTTTTACTATTGCCTCGGGCTTTAGCGGTGGTATCTTCGCTCCCAGCCTCTATATAGGGGCAATGCTCGGTGGAGCGTTTGCCATGTTGTTCAACTTAAATCCCCAGAGCTACTCCCTCATTGGAATGGCGGCATTTTTTAGTGCCCTAACCCAGGCGCCAATAACCCAAATTCTTATGGTGGCCGAGCTCACAGGGGAATACTCCCTTCTACCGGCGGTAATGATAGCTTCAACTGTCAGCTTTTTGACTGCGAGGCTCATATTCAAAGGATCTTCTATTTACACTCTCAAACTTGAGAAGAGAGGGCTAAGAATAAGAACTGGAAGGCCAATGATACTTGAAATGGTGAAGGTTGAGGAGATAATGTCTAGGGATGTTGTCTATTTAAGAGCTGGGTTTAAGAATGAGGAAGTAATTTCAAAAGCTATACAGACTTGTCATGACTGTTTTCCAGTTCTGGATGAGAGTGGCACAGTTATCGGCGTTATATGTGTCCAGGATGTTTTGAGGGGGACGAAAGAACCTTTGAGAGCATGTACAATTGAAAAAGATAAGAGTGCTAGGGATGCCCTTGAGATCTTAATGAAACAGAGAATTTTGCCAGTTGTTGATGAAACAGGGAAATTAGTTGGAGTTGTCACTAAGAGCGATATATATAAGGCCTATTATATGGCTGTTGAGGAGACATTCATAGAGGGTGAGCCGTGATGACCTGCTCTCGGTACACTTCCAAGCACGCGTTTTCAGGGATGCATATCTATCTAAAAAGTTCTTCTGAATAAAAATCTCCTTCAATTTTCTATCTTACCAAAAGACCATCGTTCTAATAATAGAGGAAAAATTGTTCTTGGTGGGCCCGCGGGGATTTGAACCCCGGACCTCCACCTTGTCAGGGTGGTTTAGAGGCAGAAGGGCCCGCCTTTTCCCAAACGGAGGTTGGAGAGGGATTTGAAACCAAAAAGCGGCTTGAATTCGGCGCTCTTATCTCACGACTCTTGAAGTTGCACGAGCCAGACAAACTTATCGAAGCATATGGTGATTGGCTCGTGCAAAACCAATACAGCAAGAAGCTTGTGAGACAATATGTGAGTGTTGTTCGCAAACTGCTCTCTCACGAGCTCGAGATTGATTCTCTCGACACTGACATAAAGATACGGGCCTTCAGGGCGTTCGTCAAGTTCGCCTTTGAGAGAAGATATATTCCCGAGCACGTCGCAAAGTATTGGTTGCTTACTATCAAAAAGGAGCAGAACCAAAGCGAGGGGCGGAGGCGGCTTGAGTTCTATTCGATTGATGAGCTGGTGAGGTTGCTTAGAAAGTCCAAGAAAGATGAGCGTCTATACTACCTTGTTAGATTATCTATAGAGAGTGGGCTGAGGCGCTCTGAACTTGTCCTTGCAGTCAAGATGATGATGAGAAGGCGGGTGAAAAAGTTCGATGAGTTTGTGCTCGTTGAGCTCAATAAAGACAACAGAACGAAGAAGGCATTTGTGTGTCTGTGCTCATCAGAGACTGCTAAGTTTTTCATGAATTCAAGTGCAAAGGTTACAGTTTACGTCCTTGAAAATTACGCGAAGAGGGCAAGAATAAGTTGGCAAAAACTCAGACGCTCTCATGCAATCTTTTTAGCACAACTGCATGTGCCTGAGAGTGTTATTGACTTCCTGCAGGGCAGAACTGCTCGAAGCGTGCTCGCAAAGCACTACTTGAACTTGCTCGCTCTCGCACTCAAGGAGTATCCTCGTTTTTTACA
This is a stretch of genomic DNA from Pyrococcus kukulkanii. It encodes these proteins:
- the porB gene encoding pyruvate synthase subunit PorB, whose translation is MAVRKPPVTTREYWAPGHAACAGCGCAIALKLATKAFSEAMEEKYGDPNAFAIAQATGCMEVVSAVFPYTAWKVPWVHVAFENAAAAASGIEAAWKKKGIKGKILAIGGDGGTADIGLQALSGMLERWHNVVYLMYDNEAYMNTGIQRSSSTPYGAWTTTSPPGKYSIGEDKPKKWVALIAAAHQVPYVATASIGNPFDFIKKVKKAAKVDGPAFVQVHCTCPTGWRTPLEKSVEIARLAIETGIWPLFEIEYGDIWNIKIQPPGGGAKVHKEGGRVVRIEFKKPIEEYLKLQGRFKHLFKRPEAIEELRNQIKAMWKVLGVEAILPKPEE
- a CDS encoding chloride channel protein; protein product: MGWAKIIFASIIAGIGGGLGALLFRFLVTVTRKFFFDILSARFEVFLMPIIGALLIYPIVKNNPRVRGTGVPEVIESVIFRKGEIGGKFAILKVIATSITIGSGGSAGREGPIGFIGASIASWISRRLSLSPQIKRLITTCGLAAGISGTFNTPLAGAMFALEVIYMGAFSLNLVPIFISSIIGNAITLAFLGRAFEVEIPSGLSHSISEGLYYVLMGLITGVLAPAFAKTLYKIGDVLERIPLLPRLIIGALVVGVLGSQLEGYGIFGVGYEGLQLALLGKLGLRTMIILAVAKAVATIFTIASGFSGGIFAPSLYIGAMLGGAFAMLFNLNPQSYSLIGMAAFFSALTQAPITQILMVAELTGEYSLLPAVMIASTVSFLTARLIFKGSSIYTLKLEKRGLRIRTGRPMILEMVKVEEIMSRDVVYLRAGFKNEEVISKAIQTCHDCFPVLDESGTVIGVICVQDVLRGTKEPLRACTIEKDKSARDALEILMKQRILPVVDETGKLVGVVTKSDIYKAYYMAVEETFIEGEP
- the porA gene encoding pyruvate synthase subunit PorA, which produces MPIRTVMKANEAAAWAAKLAKPKVIAAFPITPSTLVPEKISEFVANGELDAEFIKVESEHSAISALVGAAAAGVRTFTATASQGLALMHEVLFIAAGMRLPIVMAIGNRSLSAPINIWNDWQDSVSQRDTGWMQFYAENNQEALDLILLAYKVAEDERVLLPAMVGFDAFILTHTVEPVEIPDQEVVDEFLGEYEPKHAYVDPHRPITQGTLAFPAHYMETRYLVWEAMERAKKVIDEAFAEFEKKFGRKYQKIEEYKTEDADIIFVTMGSLAGTLKEWVDKKREEGYKVGAAKITVYRPFPVEEIRELAKKTKILAFIEKNISMGLYGAVFTDASAALINESEKPILLDFIAGLGGRDVTFDQLDEALGIAKKALEEGKVEKPISWIGLRKELL
- a CDS encoding CDC48 family AAA ATPase; the encoded protein is MILGRGEEKKEEIKLRVAEALKWDVGRGIVRFDRKYQRMLGVQAGDIIEIEGERVTAAIVANAHPDDRGLDIIRMDGYIRKNAGVSIGDFVTVRRAQVREAKKVILAPAQRGVILQIPGDIIKNNLLGRPVVKGDIIVASGRGEFYSGTPFDELFRGFFEAMSVGFGELKFVVVNTIPKGIVQITYNTEVEVLPQAVEVREEKVPEVTYEDIGGLKDAIEKIREMVELPLKHPELFERLGIEPPKGVLLYGPPGTGKTLLAKAVANEANAYFIAINGPEIMSKYYGESEERLREIFKEAEENAPAIIFIDEIDAIAPKREEVVGEVEKRVVSQLLTLMDGLKSRGKVIVIAATNRPDALDPALRRPGRFDREIEVGVPDKQGRKEILQIHTRGMPIEPDFEKDAVLKVLKELEKEERFDKAVISKLMEEVKEASSDEEIKDILKKEGKIYVEVKGKLIDKLLDELAEITHGFVGADLAALAREAAMVVLRRLIKEGKINPEAETIPREVLEELKVTKRDFLEALKMVEPSALREVLIEVPNVHWDDIGGLEEVKQQLREAVEWPLKYPKAFKKLGITPPKGILLYGPPGTGKTLLAKAIATESQANFIAIRGPEVLSKWVGESEKRIREIFRKARQTAPSIIFIDEIDAIAPARGTSEGEKVTDRLINQLLTEMDGIQENSGVVVIAATNRPDILDPALLRPGRFDRLILVPAPDEKARLEIFKVHTRNMPLAKDVDLRELAKRTEGYTGADIAALVREAALNALKRAVSSLPRELVEEESEEFLSQLVVTRKDFEEAFKKVKPSVTKYMIEYYKQFEESRKRMSGETVKEPDYFTG
- a CDS encoding integrase, with product MKLHEPDKLIEAYGDWLVQNQYSKKLVRQYVSVVRKLLSHELEIDSLDTDIKIRAFRAFVKFAFERRYIPEHVAKYWLLTIKKEQNQSEGRRRLEFYSIDELVRLLRKSKKDERLYYLVRLSIESGLRRSELVLAVKMMMRRRVKKFDEFVLVELNKDNRTKKAFVCLCSSETAKFFMNSSAKVTVYVLENYAKRARISWQKLRRSHAIFLAQLHVPESVIDFLQGRTARSVLAKHYLNLLALALKEYPRFLQFLEREIYSKL